The genomic DNA ACATGGCCAATCACTTCAACTGTGCAGCAGACACCAAACGACCCCACAAACACTCCAGCCCAGCCTTCTAACCAGGTGGACACAATCCTTGTCCACACTCACCTCTTACCTTGCTGCTCTTCCCAGCGAACCCTGGCTCTTCAAACCAGTCACAGGTTTAGCCTGTCCCCAAGATCCAGAACACAGATGTGCACGTGCACAAACTTTAGTGAACCCAAGAGAAAAGTTTATTGCCCCACACCTGTCCCCACGGACTCCTTGATGATAGTCGAGACCGACATGTGTCACTACAACAAAACAACTGTGACCTTTCCTAAGATGATTTTGATGACAGCACACTAGCACCAAgtgcacaaacacaaaagatgCCAAAGACAGTTTACCTCTCCAAGTTACCTCCACaagttctctttaaaaacaagagaATTAGAATCAATGCTGCCACCTAGTGGCCAGCCAGACAAATCCAGTAGCGAACAAGCAAAACAGGCACAGTGGTTTCTTAGCTGGTTTTCTGACACggtgaaaggcctcaccctcctgccaCACTGCTTGGTCGCAATGCCCTCCAGTCTTTTTGGAATACAGAAGCCTACAACTGGCCTGCGACACAGATTTCCTCACACATTGTCCTCTGCCCATTTTAAGGTCCTACAGTTGCTTAGTCCTACAGCCAAGTAGAGAAGACAAAAAAGACCACGGGCTCATCCAAATTCTTCATCTGTTCAGAGTGTATACACGGTAATTTTGATGTCTGTTGCCTCAAACACCTCTTCAATGATCACAGACACATTCTCCCACTGCAGACGATCCAGACCACATCCAAtcctgaaaacagaagaaaacatctcATCTTTCCCTGGCTTTTTGGTTAAGACCAACTGTGAAAAAACAAACCCCTTCCGCTGGTTATGATAAAAGTATTTAGGAgacttctcctccctcttcctttggTCTCTATCCAAAGCACAGTTCTCTGGGCTCACACCTACAGGCAGCCACAATGGAGAATCTATAGTCGATTCTTGTTGTGAAGCCACTCGAGACAGTTCTTAAGTGGCTGTCATATCTCTTTGCTTTCCAATTATTTATGACTTCTATTTCATTCTGACACAAGGCACTAGCCAAGTTACCCTCTTTTGATAAAAACTAATTTCAGTGGATGGGAAAATGTACATACATCTAAAACACACAATAATGGGATGTTAAGGAGGATGCAAGGGAGTGGAGAACCTTTCCAAGAGGAAGTAAAAAATGGAATGCCCAGAATGCTGGCTGTGGCCCAAGTGAGATCTTTGCAGCCTACTGGTCAACCTGTAAGCTCTACCATCTGACTCTTCTTTTAATAGGACACCATACTGGTCCTCAACAAGCCTAGGGACAAAGGCCAACTTCACCTGATAGCAAGACAATCAACTTTCTCAAGaatagctatttaaaaaaaagtttctgacACATGAGCCATGAGTATATTAAAGAAGGGatgatgggctagagagatggctcatcagttaagatcactggctgctcttccaaaggacccaggttcagttcccagcatccacatggcagctcacaactgtctgtaactccagttccagcagatctgacaccctcacacagacatacaaacaccaatgcacataatgtatgtatgtatgtatgtatgtatgtatgtatgtatgtatgtatgtatgttgtggtCATACCCAAAGTCACTTGAGCTTAGTCAGCATTGACTGAAAACTACTAGGGTAATAAAAAGAGAAGGGGTATGGACCAGTTCCTGAGGAAGCAAAGGGTCACTGAACACCCAATGTCATTTATGTCCTCCATGGGAAATCAGGGACAGTCCCTGACTGCTATCCATTGGAATGGCAAGCAGGCATGCAGCATAAAAGACAGAGGTCACTGACAACTTTCCTGGCACAAAACTCAATTGTGAGATCAGAAGTAGCCCGAAAGGAACTGCAACTGCTCAGTCTCTGTGCAGTGATTCCTCACTGCTTCAGGAGCAGAGGCCAGCACTTCAACACAACTCAAGCATTCAACAGATGTGTCTCAACGCCAAGGGCACTCCCCTCAGAGCTGAGGCAGGTGTGTGCCTCCCATTATTTACCAGGATTCTTCACCTCAAGCTAGAAAACAGCTATGCTGTGGCCTCACAGTCACTTGGTAGGGAGCTCTGAAGAGCAGGGGTATGTCTACCTTTACATCTATCTATACTCTCAGCTTGGCCTGCAAGTTAGAGATTAAACCGCACCAATCAATTCAATCTTCAGTTAGGACCCTGGATTTCCTTGCCTGGGCATGGAGAGGTCAGTGACTCCATTCTTCAAACAATGGGACTTCATAGCCTCTAAGCTCTTCCGAAGGTTCTCATATGTTGGCTTGTGTGAAGCCCGTTTCTTTGtaatctgaacacaaaagaaaagattcaAACTCTCATTAGCTCCACCTCCCAAAAAGGTAGTCAGTGAGGAAGCTGCCAGATTCCTCTACATCCtgaaattaaaatacttttaaaaatagattaattcACTGAATTTGTCTAGAGCAGGGATGACAATGTCCTGCAGCCACAGGAAAATCATACCAATGACTGAGAAACAGACTCTGCCCTGTAACAAGGAAAACCACGGCACAGGAAAGCTGTGCTATTGCCATGCTTAAGCAAGTGATGAAATCTGTGCAGATAAGTGGCACACCTGTGTCAAGGTGCGCACACTGCCCTAGTGGCCCCCCAAAGTCTGCTCATTTAGAAACCATGCTCTCCAGCTTTTCGTTTTCCCACAAAGGAAGCAGTAAGAGGTTGTTCTCCTAACAGACACTCATTCCAGGCTTTTAGCAAAACACTCACAGGGTACTGATCTCCTGACTCTATTTGCTGACCAGAAAAGATTTGTAGTGGGCTTGCTCTAAATCATCCCAAACAAGCTGCAAAGAAGCCACACCTCTTCTGGGGCCAAAGATGTTGAGGAAGGTAAAGAATCCCACATTCCCACAGCAGCCAGGAGAGGAGCAGGGCATTCTGTGGCCCTGCATGTGTCAGGGAAGGTTAGAGTTAGAGTCCCTCAGGGAAATCtctgttgagacaaggtttgctTTCACTGTGACTAAGAAAGGGCAGTGGGTCTCCCTAACCCCGCCACTCTTGGATCACAGGCCTATGGTGGGCAGCACAGCAGTCTCACCATGGGGCTGTGGAGCAGCTTGCTGTGCCCAACTCAGGGCTCCAAGCAGCCTGCTCTTCTGGAGCTGAGCTCCTGTCAGATTGAAAGCTATTTGGCATCATTTGCTGTCTAGGATAGAGCATTGTGATCAACACAGAGAAGCCCATTTGCCTATATTATACGGTATGAAGATTTGGCCCCACCTTACCAAGTAATATATATATCGTCCATCTCTCTTCAGAACAGCCACTTCTCCAGACTTCTTTTCTAAGAAAAACAgttatttaataggaaaaagaaaaccaaaacatccATCTCCACacttatgatttaaaaaaaagttcttatAGACCTGAGTGTACCTACCCCAATTTCAAGTGCACCGTCATCTTCCCActtaaaaaatgttaatgttaACGGTCTTGAAATTGTCTTAGAATTAACCACTATTCAAAATCTGTCAAACATGTTCATTCAAcaagatctgtgtgtgtgtgtgtgtgtgtgtgtgtgtgtgtgtgtgcgcgtgcgcgcgcatgcgcgcgcgcatgcacaagTACAgatacctgtagaggccagaaacatcagatccccttgaaccatagttacaggcaattgtgagatACCCAATGTGGAGGTtaagaatcaaattcaggtcttcttcaaaagcaatatacactgttaatcactgagccattttttccAGCACCCCACACATCTCATACCATATTATATTTcaatctctcctctcccttccctcccccctcctcccctctctctctcactcacacacacacacacacacacacacacacacacacacacaagtctctcactgaaactggaactCCTTGAatcagctagactgactggccagtgagccccagacatccacctacctccacctcccaagggagAAGCAAATAAGTCTGAACTTagctttaaaaactaaaacaaaacaaaacacatgggttctggggatggaactcctATCCTCATGCTTGTTCGGCAAGAACTTTACAAGACTGAACCACTTCCCCATCCCAAAAATGACTTTCACAGCGTTGTATTAAACATTATGAGgaacatccccccccccaacctgggcttctctgtgtaacaatcctggtggtccttgaacttgctttgtagaccaggctggcctcaaatgcagagatccacctgcccaaCAATgagaaacatttctcttttttttattatttgatttatttattatgtatacaacattctgcttccatgtatatctgcacaccagaagagggcaccagatctcataacggatggttgtgagccaccatgtggttgctgggaattgaactctggaagagcagtcagtgctcttaacctctgagccatctctccagcctgagaaatGTTTCTTAAGGTCCTTAGTTATTATTTTAGAAGTCTGGAGAAGTCGCTGTTTTAAAGAGGGAAGGGCCTGAAATGTGGTCTGAGAAATTAACTCAGAAACTCCAGATGTACTGTAATGTATAGTTCTGATTTAAAATCACTGGTAGAGTGGTGGAGAGGTCTGTAAAGAAGCAGTTTCCAAACTAGTCTCCATTGGTCTAAGtacatagccctggttggcctgcaactccctatgtagaccaggctggcctcaaacagtgatccacccacacccctccccatatcctgaccaCTGAGATCAGAGGTATCTGATACCACTTCCAGTACAAACTACTTTTTGAAgaatggctcatgcctgtaatgtcagcattcaggagactaaGCCAGGAGGACTGCTTGGAGTACAAGACAAGCTTAGGTTATTCAGcaagtaagttccaggtcagtctgggctacacaatgagactctgCCTCTGAGAAAGGACAAGCAGAATAATATTTAGTACAGGCTCTTGACCTCCAAGCAACACATAAGGAACTTGATAACACCTTCAGTTAACCAAAGGTTTGAGAGAAGTGAAATATTTCAGAAGAAATTTTTTGAGGGTTTGGAGATGAATTGCTCAGTAAAGTATTTACTGAACAAAcatgggaacctgagtttgatccctagaacccacataaaacgTGGGTGTCAGGGTACACACAGGTATACCCCAAACTGGAAAAATAGATAGGAGGGTACCCAGGACCTGATGGCCAGCTCATGCTAAATGGACAAGCTCTGTGCTCAAAGACAGATAATgtgaacctctggcctccacacatgggTCACCACACTATgaactaactctctctctctctctctctctctctcacacacacacacacacacacacacacacacacacacacacacacacacacacgagaaagagaTTGGAAACTTTTACAAGAACTCTGATTTGGTGTGGTAAAGATCCAAACCAGAGGCCATTAAAAGCGAACTGAAAAGTCAAAAGCACTGTTAAAAATCTctttgcatgcacatgtacacagagtGTAATGGAGACCAAACCATGCTACAGCCAGGATGTGGCGGGCTAGGATCAATACTCTGAAAACTCACGTTGATTTAACAGTTCCTGCACCCCTCCAAATTTCTTCTTGAAAAGAACAGCGATCCCAGCACCCATTCGACAGTCCTCACTGATACAATGGGCTAGAGAGTCTGTTTTGGAACATGCGAAAAGATCCCCTTTCACGTATGTGATCTGAAATgtgcaaagggaaagaaaaagctTGTTAAAAACAGAAAGACTGCTCCTTTCAGACCTTCAACAGAGCCCCCACCCACACCTCTTCCCTGCCTTCCCATCTTACAAAATTAACCACCATATATTAAAGTATCTGTAAAAGGAAAGTGATGGATGATCTCTGCCTGGGATTGTATTAGCCTTTCCTAAGTAAACCAGCTAGAAACAAACGGGGGAGAGGGGGCTCGGGGAGAGGAGACAATCCAATTATTGCTTTAATTAGAAAGTGTTTATGCTTTTGACCTCAATTACTCTGAATTTCACTTCACCGATAAATTTAATAGCTGTCACGCACTCGACTTCTTTCTGGATCTTCATTTAGGAGGCTGGCCATGGTATTGAGTCGCTACTTCCAGAATTAAGAGTTTCTTCTGCTAATGGAAAAGGaaagcaagtaaaaaaaaaaaaaaaaaaaaaaaaaacgctcaGGCAGCCTGATGATGGCGTGTTCGGACCACCCTGACAACCCACGTAGTTTCCCCCCATCCTCTACTTGTATCTCTGAATGGGAGAGTCCAcacagccttcatccagaagccgAAGTAAAGGCGGTCCCAAGACACACCTCCTTACTGCAAACCCTCTCCTAGCAGGACGCGTGTGGGACAGTGTGGCCTTTTCCCAGAGGACTTGGGGCTCAGAAGAAAACGGGAGGGACATGGCTACAGTCCCGCTGAGCTGCCACCAGAGTGAAGCCGACTGAGGTGCGCTGAGCGCGGGCGGAGAGGTCAGCGTCTCTCCCTCCTCCTACCCTACGGGGGTCGGTGCTGGGACCCCATAGGACGGTGCGTGCGGGCTCACCCTTCACCTGCAAAGGGACCGGCCGTCGGCAGGCCCTCCTCCTCGCAGGGAGAGGTTTGAGACGAAACCGCGGTAGGCGGGAAGCAACAGGCGAGCCCCGACGCGGAGCCAATCCCGCCAAGGCCTTTGCGCGCACGCTctcaagatggcggcccccaccCCTGAACGGGGCGGAAGCGAGCCTCTCTAGCTGGCGAGCTGAgcgcgctctctgtggtaaaagCCTCAGGATTTCCGGCGGTAAACTCCGTAGTCTCCCGCCGCCGCTCTGACGTGCGTACCAAGACGCCGACCCCGGCTTGAGAGGAGGAGCGCTTGCGCGTTCGGCCCCAGGGGGTGTGCCCCAGTGGCCGCTTAGAAACGGGTGGACAGTTGGAAAAGAGGAGGGCGTGCTGGCGCCTGCGTAGTGCACCGCTCGGGGCGGTGCCTGCGAGGACGAGGACGGCGTCCCCGGAAGGCGCCTGCGTCGTGCTCCGCCGGAAGGCGGTGTCCAATCTAGGAAGTGGGTGTGGCCCCCGGGACGCCTGCGCAGTGCTCCCGCGGGGGGCGGGGCCAGATTGGCCGGGGTTATGGGGCGTGGTCTCGAAGGCGCTTGCGCGAAGGCGGTTGGAGGGAGGCCCGATTCCCCTTTGTTCAGATTCGCCATTTTGCGAGGCAGCGGcagtggcggcggcggcggcggctgGAGCCTCTGATTGGGTTTCGGGGTCCGGTACTGGAGCCAATCAGCGCGGGCAGCGAACCGGGGGAGCGAGGCACGGTGAGTATGAGGAGCCAATATCCAGCGGCCCAGAGCCGGCCCCAGCGCCCCGATTGGCGGGTCTCGCTGACCACTCAGGAGAGGCCCAGGCGGCCGTCGAGCCCGGGAGTCGAGCCGGGGCTGCGGGAGCTGGGGAGCCGGCAGCCCCGGCTCGGAGTCTGTGGAGGCCCGGAGGGGTCGTCCCGCGCGGGGATGGCGCCCTGGAGCCGGGCTGCTCGGGGTCCGGACCCTCTGCGGGTGCGGGTGGCGATGCACCGCCGCGCCCGGATCCTCGGGTCCAGGCAGGCCGGGTGGCCGGCCCGTTACGGGCCGTGGCGGTTTCCCCGCGTCGTCCCCCGACCTGTCCTTGTGCTCCCACGTTCCGGGCCCCGGTGAGGCCCGTGTCCCCTGAGCCCCGAGGCGGTTGGGTCGGCAGATTTGAAGCGAGGCCAGGCGGGGACGCGCTGCGCGGCCTCTGAGTCCCACCCCGGGGCCGTTAGCGCTCCCGCTCGCCCGCCCGCTCGCCCGCCGCGCCCCTCCTCCCGGCCCGCCACCCCGGGCTCCGGCCCGCCGCCGTTACCACCCCTTTCTGGCTCGTCATTTCCTCTCCTCCCGCCCCGCTCGGCCGGCGGTGCCGGCACGCCTCGGTGCTGGAGTCTAACCAAGCGCTGCTTCCTCTTGCCGCTCGGTGTTTGGAACCTCGCCCTTTGCCAAGGCTGATAACCGTGCATGCTTCATGACTGGGGACGCATCTCAGTTCCTATTTATTATCCGTGTCTCCTCCTGCGAGCCTGCTCCCTCGGatgctctctgtttctgttttcttttaaccTTTTGTGTCAGTTAAGTGTTAGGCTCCGCTCAGCTCAGCCCATTCCTGTCCTTTTCTTCTAATATATTTCCAAATCCCGTGGGAAAGTCTTCTCAACAGATGTTTAAAAACTTAGATGCTGAGTTCTTTTCCTCCGGGCAGAGAGAGTCTTCACGTGCAGCTAGCTAGTAGTCTTTGGCGGCCGTCACTCAAGTGCTGTGCTGCAAGGGGGAGAGGGTTGAGGTAAGAACCGCGCCTGTTGGTTCGGTGGAGATTGGCTGCTGAAAATCAGTACCTGGGGGTTAGTGCGCTTTTTGTGAAGAAGCCAGCCAAGTTTTCATCGGCACACTTTTGATTGGAGGATACTGTCCTCGGAGACAGGGCAGATAGTGCTGTCGGACTCAGCAAGGGCCAGTAGTACTGAGCGTTTAGGCGGGAAAGTCCAGATTGTGAAACCCTTGCAGAGCTCACAAAGGAATTTTTGGAAACAGTTTTGACTGGAGCTTAAAAGTGATGTAGAGTGGATTTTCTCCCTAACattgaataaaaaagaataaattactgACCTAAGGACTCTATCCCATAATAATAACTGagttttgggggatttttttccttgttttttgttttaaaaggaagaaaaggaaatttttctCTGGTTGGGGGAAATTGTTTTTACTCAGGTCAAGCAAGCATCAGTTGCCGTCATTTGACAGGAGCCCTTCAGGGTGAGGAGGTGTGGTTTCTTTAGTCACACTTAACTGGTGGGTTTGAGAAAACTAATCCAGTGCTCCTGAACCAAAACAGCTTGTATTCACATTTTAGGAAGACGTCGTCCCCCGACCTGTCCTTGTGCTCCCACGTTCCGGGCCCACGTTTAACAAATTTAACAATTtgttaaattgttttcttaattccCTTATGCTCTAGttcgcctttttttttttttttttctgtcataagCACCAGGAAATGCAGCTTGGGGAAGTTTATTTCAACTCAAGACGAGGCTATGGGGTGCTGTTCAGAACACCTTCCCAGAGGTGATACATCCAAGGGGCTTGGACCCTGGCTCCTCCCACAGTCTTCAAGAAAATGCTGCACATGTTTACCCCAGGCCAGTCTAAAGGAGACATTTTCTCTGATGTTTCTCATCCCCAAGAtcctagtttgtgtcaaggtgacaataaCTAACCAGCACACCTTATTTCTTACGTTTGCAATAGTAAATGGGCCAGCCGCAGCACAGCTTCcatcttttttaaagatagagtTGTCTTTGGACTGGGTGTTCTGAccttagtattttaaaattggatGCATCTGGGCTCTTCAAAAATGCCAAATGTCTTTGCTGTCGATGGGGAGTTATCCTCTGATCACAGTTGCCCAAGTGTGTGAAGCCTCCTTGTTCATCTGCCTCTGCATTTTTAGGAAAAAAGTAGTGCAGACTCGCTTTCTCTAGACACAGCCTGAGACTTTCCCAGAGAAGTACTTCAGCTTAGACTGTCATCACCTACCTAAGATCTCACATGCTAGTTAGTTCACAGGCAATTTCCTTGATTTAGTCTGAGCTGGAGAACCCTCTGTCCTCCAAAATTCCTGTTTACTTTGTTTTCCTCCTGGGAGTCTAATAaacatttttgttcctttttagaCTTGAAAGCCTCATTGAAGTTAGAGGCTTTTATTTAAGTTCATGGTATATTGTTAGTAGAAAAAAGGAGCAGATTTGGAGCCTTCAAAGATCCTAGTCTGATGCTTGTGATTGTCAAGTTCACTAGCCTGTGTTGATATTATTTATGCTCATTGTGGTTGCATTTCTGAACGTTTCAGCTCTCTAATAACTTCAGATAAATTACCTTTCTAAGCACTGCCCAACTGCTTCTGTGCCTTCTAAATGGGCAGGGAATGCTGTGGAAAGAATGCACCAGAGACCAGAATAAATCCATTCTCattcatattcatttatattcTCACTTCCAAAAAAACATTTTCGAGACGGTCTAAATCCATCTGGCTCGATTTTGTCATAGTCTTGGGAAAGAAGTGCTTGAGGAAGACAGTATGTCTGATTGTGTAGCAGTTCTGCTGGCTGAAGTTGCCAGAAGCAGGCACCATGAGCAACCCGAATGTCATGCTTCAAGTACCTTTGCTCCCTTATTAATGCAGAGTGGCTGCATTAATATTTGGAGCTGCCTCTGCTTTTACCCTTCAAAGTACAGTGGGTTTCAATGGCCTGAGAGGGAATTGTTTGTGGCATAAACTAGTAAATGCTGCTTGTTAAAAACCATCCTTGCTCACTTCAAGCTCCATTTAACATTTTAATCCGATAAGATGTAGATTTATGGAAATTTAGCCAAGGAGAAGGAAAGCCTTATAGGAAGGAGACTTGGGGCTAGTGAGTGTGAATACAGAGGATGTTAATCTCCATTTTTCACATCACAGTGTAATCACTGTATATATTTTTGGTGAGTTTTTAAAGCTCTCCACACCTGTATAGTCCCTACTTCAGGAAAATGAGAACTTACAGCTGGTCCAGTCagcctccccctctctttctcaggCCCAAGGAACTCtgatcttccttctctctctaggCTGCTGTTATCACGGGTTTTACTTGAATAGTGCTatgcttgggtttttttgtttgtttgttttgtagcctTAACTCTATTAGTTTAAAGACAGATACATTGTTAGACAGTGGGTAAAATTTGGAAACATTGTGCttgctgtggtggtgcatgtctttaatcccagcacctggaaggcagaggcaggtggatctctgtttgaggccagcctataaagtgggttccaggattaccagggctatacaaagaaaccctgccccccccacacacaccccaaagggAAAGCATTGGTTTCCC from Cricetulus griseus strain 17A/GY chromosome 1 unlocalized genomic scaffold, alternate assembly CriGri-PICRH-1.0 chr1_0, whole genome shotgun sequence includes the following:
- the Oard1 gene encoding ADP-ribose glycohydrolase OARD1 isoform X2; the protein is MASLLNEDPERSRITYVKGDLFACSKTDSLAHCISEDCRMGAGIAVLFKKKFGGVQELLNQQKKSGEVAVLKRDGRYIYYLITKKRASHKPTYENLRKSLEAMKSHCLKNGVTDLSMPRIGCGLDRLQWENVSVIIEEVFEATDIKITVYTL
- the Oard1 gene encoding ADP-ribose glycohydrolase OARD1 isoform X3; translation: MGAGIAVLFKKKFGGVQELLNQQKKSGEVAVLKRDGRYIYYLITKKRASHKPTYENLRKSLEAMKSHCLKNGVTDLSMPRIGCGLDRLQWENVSVIIEEVFEATDIKITVYTL
- the Oard1 gene encoding ADP-ribose glycohydrolase OARD1 isoform X1 — translated: MKIQKEVECVTAIKFIGEVKFRVIEITYVKGDLFACSKTDSLAHCISEDCRMGAGIAVLFKKKFGGVQELLNQQKKSGEVAVLKRDGRYIYYLITKKRASHKPTYENLRKSLEAMKSHCLKNGVTDLSMPRIGCGLDRLQWENVSVIIEEVFEATDIKITVYTL